The sequence below is a genomic window from Microcebus murinus isolate Inina chromosome 4, M.murinus_Inina_mat1.0, whole genome shotgun sequence.
GAGGATTGATAACGATACATATATCAtccagcaggggagggggagatatATGTTACCAAGGTGAGCCCCACATAGGTTATAATTCAGTGGATCAGGTTAGTTGGCAATATTTTTAGTGTCCACATCAATAGAGTATCTGCTATTTCAGTGCCCAGACTGACATTTTTGTCACTGACAATGTCTCTGAAGTAGCAGGCATTTCCACAGTCCATTAATTTTCCTCTATTCATCTCCTCCCATCATCCATTGCATGTTATTAGAGATGTTACCATGCCTCAGACTTCTCAAACATACAttgattttatagatttttataaaattgaagtGGTGCAAAGATTAttatcacttcatttttttctgaatttcctttTAGAGGTATTAATACAAATGCTTATGataggaaatgattttttaaaaggttatacaTATAGATCCAATTGAATTTGGGGAAATATAATGTTTCTCTCATGGTTCTCTTTAACTGTTATTGTAATAAACTTGTTACAAGATTTCTTTGTTacatgaaaacaaagcaaacttGATTTTGTAGGCATGTAATTATAAATAGGCCATATTTCACCAGCCCCCTATGAagatcattattaatatttctggatGTAGATTTTATCATAATTAGAGGGTCTATACAATTGCATCCAGCAGCAACATAGTCACCATCTTTTCCCATCTGGCAGTCCTTATTTTTtcctggaactggctgtgtaaaGTTTATATACTCAATCTCCAATTTCTGATATTATCATTACCCTTCATGTAAataccttttttaaatttataactcTATATACGGATTAGGCTTCTGTGGAGGTCTTCACTCTAAGAATATGCCTTCTTTAAAAAACTTCCTTTAGGAGTTCCCaacttgtgtttttttccctgttttaaaatttgtctctGATGTTGCAGGTCTCAGACCTTTTGCAGCACTGAAATTTTGCTGGGTCTCAAGTCCACTGAGTAATTACACTCTCTAAAATATTCTACTCACTCTACCCACTCGTGTAGATTTCTCTAGACAGCCACATGAACTCTCTCCCTATTCACAGTCCACTCGAGATGGCAATACTAATAATAACATTTCTCTTGATGGGGACTCATTTTTATTGATGAAGCATTTTCACAATGATTGATCCTTAACACAATCATCTCATtagtttcaaaaaagaaaatctaaaccAATCCAAATAGGATAAAATACAGCAAGGGCCCATAAGAGACATattatgagaaagaataaaagagtgAAGACAATGAAATGGAATTAGAGGAGAGCGGTTTGAGATTAGGAGTTAAGGCTAGAAACACAGACATAAAGTGTGTGattgaaaattaaatgttttatctttcaCAGGAAATTGGTGTATTATCatgattattattactattatttgttATTCTAGGGAGAGGCCTTATGAATACAGGCTTACAATTAATTAATACTGAGACAATATATAAAGATTTGTAAGTGTTATGGCAAAAGATGACCTTATGATGTGCTACCAGCAGatggtgaaagaaagaaagaacacagtCCACTTAAAGGTCATTACTTCTGGAAAAGTTCTCCTCCACCTGCAACACCTACCATGTGGTCCAACAACAGTGCAGCCCCCTTCTTGCTGACGGGCTTCCTGGGCTCAGAGGGAATTCACCACTTGATTGCTATTCCCTTCTTTACCATCTATCTCTCCATTTTTTGTGGAAATGCCACACTCCTCATTGTCATTTGGAATGACCACAGCCTTCATGACCCCATGTACTACTTCCTGGCCATGCTGGCGGGTACAGACCTTGGGATGACACTAACTACAATGCCCACAGTCCTGGGCGTCCTGATGCTGGACCAGAGGGAGATTGCCCAGGGAGCCTGTTTCACTCAGTCCTACTTTATTCACACACTGGCCATTGTAGAATCGGGTGTCTTGCTTGCCATGGCCTATGACCGTTTCATTGCCATCCGCACCCCTCTGAGGTACAACTCCATTCTTACCAAATCCCGAGTGATGAAGATTGGGCTGGGGGTTCTATTGAGGGGCGTTGTGTCCATTTTGCCCCCAATCCTGCCACTCTATTGGTTCCCATACTGCCGTTCCCATGTTCTCTCCCATGCCTTTTGCCTCCACCAAGATGTCATGAAACTCGCCTGTGCCGATATTACATTTAATCGCATATACCCAGTTATTCTGGTTGCTGTGACTGTCTTCCTAGATGCTCTCATCATTGTCTTTTCTTATGTCTTAATCCTTAAGACAGTTATGGGCATTGCCTCTGGAGAGGAGCAAGCTAAAGCTCTCAACACTTGTGTTTCCCACATTAGCTGTGTCCTGGTATTTTACATCACTGTGATCGGCCTGACTTTCATCCACAGGTTTGGAAAGCACGCACCACACGTGGTTCATATTACAATGAGCTATGtttactttctctttcccccATTCATGAACCCCATTATATACAGCATCAAGACCAAGCAGATTCAAAAAAGCATTGTTCGCCTATTTTCTGGGCACACTAGATCTTGAGctattattttggaattttgagATCTCTATAATATCTAGGTCTTCCTTATCTTTAGAAGGGAACCATGATTTTATATGGAGTCTCTTTTTGCAGAgatagatgatattttaattattgcacaaagaaaaaatataacttgaGCAGGAAAATATACATTCTAATAAACAAGGAGTGCCCCTATAGAAAACTCTAGAACCTTTATCCAAAATAAGAATACATACTATTTCACATAGAGTTACATGGTCTAAAACAGCCTACTTCAAGCACAGCTCCTCTAACGAAAAATGTGCAACTGGAGGTACATTTTGTGTGTCATATAAAGGTAAATTGGAATGATATAGTATCATCCTTCCATGTCCATGTTTTGAATTTAACTCTATTGAAAATTATGATGCTCTAATTAGTAAACAAAAATGTGAGTCACAACAGCAAATATCTAGAATTCTAGGAAGCTTACTGTGGAAATTTCAGTTTCCCTTAGTACATCAGTGCATTTTACTATTAAAAGGAAATTGACACAGACTAACAGCTCAAGAGCAA
It includes:
- the LOC105883402 gene encoding olfactory receptor 51B4; amino-acid sequence: MWSNNSAAPFLLTGFLGSEGIHHLIAIPFFTIYLSIFCGNATLLIVIWNDHSLHDPMYYFLAMLAGTDLGMTLTTMPTVLGVLMLDQREIAQGACFTQSYFIHTLAIVESGVLLAMAYDRFIAIRTPLRYNSILTKSRVMKIGLGVLLRGVVSILPPILPLYWFPYCRSHVLSHAFCLHQDVMKLACADITFNRIYPVILVAVTVFLDALIIVFSYVLILKTVMGIASGEEQAKALNTCVSHISCVLVFYITVIGLTFIHRFGKHAPHVVHITMSYVYFLFPPFMNPIIYSIKTKQIQKSIVRLFSGHTRS